A window of Desulfovibrio litoralis DSM 11393 contains these coding sequences:
- a CDS encoding toxin-antitoxin system YwqK family antitoxin: MKNFIVIIILCLFSVLSIDVQNSFSEDACPKTVEEAKKNKSYKWVLGVFQKDMALNCYYDDNGKLESEVLLMGWKMESIVKKYYNNGNLKSEVHLGPWNKTEGTSRYYYASGKLKVETPYLNGKIEGLVKHYYESGQVKQEAPYTAGIINGVIKNYYESGTLEWESPYVNGQTEGVIKHYYTDGKLKTETPYVGCKKEGVSKHYYIAGRRETPFKNDKREGVLKEYYGNGKLREETLYVNDKKEGISKYYYINGNIELETPYIADQENGIEKEYYESGTIKLEAQYVEGQLDGAWTIYYENGKKLMSVIYDKGVAVSGSCFDKNETARVLTDKELEEWDCSNEIPKCD, translated from the coding sequence ATGAAAAACTTTATTGTTATAATTATTCTATGTTTATTTAGCGTGTTATCTATTGATGTCCAAAACTCTTTTTCAGAAGACGCTTGTCCTAAAACTGTTGAAGAGGCAAAAAAAAATAAGAGCTATAAATGGGTATTGGGAGTTTTTCAGAAAGATATGGCTCTAAATTGTTATTATGACGATAACGGAAAATTGGAATCAGAAGTTTTACTGATGGGCTGGAAAATGGAAAGCATCGTCAAAAAATATTACAACAATGGCAATCTTAAATCAGAAGTTCATCTTGGACCATGGAATAAAACGGAGGGAACTTCAAGGTATTATTACGCTAGTGGAAAGCTTAAAGTTGAAACACCATATCTAAACGGCAAAATAGAAGGGCTTGTAAAGCATTATTATGAAAGTGGACAAGTTAAACAAGAAGCCCCATATACAGCTGGCATAATAAATGGTGTTATAAAAAACTATTATGAAAGCGGAACGTTGGAATGGGAAAGTCCGTATGTCAACGGACAAACAGAAGGCGTTATAAAACACTATTACACAGACGGCAAACTTAAAACTGAAACACCGTATGTAGGTTGCAAGAAAGAAGGCGTTTCAAAGCATTATTACATAGCCGGAAGGCGTGAAACTCCATTTAAGAACGATAAGCGAGAAGGTGTTTTAAAAGAATATTACGGTAATGGAAAACTGAGAGAAGAAACGTTATATGTAAATGATAAAAAAGAAGGAATTTCAAAATATTACTATATAAATGGAAATATTGAGCTAGAAACGCCGTATATCGCCGATCAAGAAAACGGTATTGAAAAAGAATATTATGAAAGCGGAACGATTAAACTTGAAGCTCAATATGTCGAAGGGCAACTGGACGGAGCTTGGACCATTTATTACGAAAATGGAAAAAAGCTTATGAGCGTAATTTATGATAAAGGTGTAGCTGTTAGTGGCAGTTGTTTTGATAAAAATGAAACAGCCAGAGTTTTGACGGATAAAGAATTAGAAGAATGGGATTGTTCTAACGAAATTCCTAAATGTGATTAG
- a CDS encoding toxin-antitoxin system YwqK family antitoxin, which yields MKNFIVIITLCLFSVLLVNSSNAFATCNINSESGHDGLFKIYNKDGKLKKTNPYIVGKIAGIETLYDETLSEGAKKNGVNKGYYKNGKRMIEVPYKDGKVDGVKKVYYKNGKIWYEIPYLAGKKEGISRIYYENGKISSEALYKNGKVDGIAKSYHENGKLKQEIPFDKQGLLDGELQVYDEKGKIILAITCVADSPVSGICYKKDSTTRALTKEELKDWHRREIMPKCD from the coding sequence ATGAAAAACTTTATTGTTATAATTACTCTGTGTTTATTTAGTGTGTTATTGGTGAATTCCTCGAACGCTTTCGCAACTTGTAATATCAACTCAGAATCGGGACATGATGGTCTGTTTAAAATATATAACAAAGATGGTAAGCTTAAAAAAACAAATCCGTATATTGTTGGTAAGATAGCTGGAATTGAAACATTATATGATGAAACTTTGTCTGAAGGTGCTAAAAAAAATGGAGTTAATAAAGGCTATTATAAAAACGGAAAGCGCATGATTGAAGTTCCATATAAAGATGGTAAAGTAGATGGCGTTAAAAAAGTATATTATAAAAATGGAAAGATATGGTATGAGATTCCATATCTAGCGGGGAAAAAAGAAGGAATTTCTAGAATATATTACGAAAATGGAAAAATTAGTTCTGAAGCATTATACAAAAACGGTAAAGTAGATGGAATTGCAAAGTCATATCATGAAAATGGAAAACTTAAGCAAGAAATACCCTTTGATAAGCAAGGATTGTTAGATGGCGAGTTGCAAGTATATGACGAAAAAGGAAAAATAATTTTGGCTATTACATGTGTTGCTGATTCACCTGTGAGCGGTATTTGTTATAAAAAAGACAGCACAACAAGAGCTTTGACAAAAGAAGAGTTAAAAGATTGGCACAGAAGAGAGATTATGCCTAAATGCGATTAG
- a CDS encoding class I SAM-dependent methyltransferase, translating to MQPLKEYSSSLNISVAGLDLVLHRHSNLEELWNQMTEEEFTSDERIPYWTELWPASLVLSDWLKQNSERIKNTNCLDLGCGLGLTALVAASCKANVIGMDYEKEALIYAKKNAIENGLDTVTWTAMDWRYPAVKKQSLDYLWGGDIMYERRFVQPVLDFLSYSLKPNAKAWLAEPSREEIFALFRHSLDRAGWQYKIVHTQKIPAIYAQAVPVSVRLWELGKKL from the coding sequence ATGCAACCATTAAAAGAATATAGCTCCAGTCTTAATATTTCAGTCGCCGGTTTAGATTTAGTTTTACATCGCCACAGCAACCTTGAAGAGTTGTGGAATCAAATGACGGAAGAAGAATTTACCAGTGATGAACGCATTCCTTATTGGACAGAACTTTGGCCGGCTTCTTTGGTTTTATCAGATTGGTTAAAGCAAAATTCAGAGCGTATTAAAAATACTAATTGTCTTGATCTTGGTTGCGGGCTTGGGTTAACTGCTTTAGTTGCCGCAAGCTGTAAGGCGAATGTTATAGGCATGGATTATGAAAAAGAAGCTTTAATTTATGCTAAAAAAAATGCCATAGAAAATGGACTTGATACGGTTACATGGACAGCTATGGACTGGCGTTATCCTGCGGTAAAAAAGCAGAGTTTAGATTATCTTTGGGGTGGCGACATTATGTATGAACGCCGTTTTGTTCAGCCTGTGCTTGATTTTTTAAGCTATAGTTTAAAGCCTAACGCCAAAGCCTGGCTCGCCGAACCCTCACGAGAAGAAATATTCGCCTTATTTAGACATTCGTTAGATCGGGCCGGTTGGCAATATAAAATAGTGCATACCCAAAAAATTCCGGCAATTTATGCTCAAGCCGTGCCTGTTTCCGTGCGTCTTTGGGAACTCGGCAAAAAGCTTTAA
- a CDS encoding ABC transporter substrate-binding protein, with the protein MLKSFFAGLMMTVFCAGTALAGDTIKMGVYLPLTGQNAFGGELELEGIKLAHKLYPEILGKKVELIIVDNKSDKVEAANAVKRLTEKDKVNAIIGTYGSSLAIAGGEVAEKAKTPVIGTSCTNPLVTMGKKYYFRACFIDPYQGAAAATYAAKNLNAKTAAILMDVSNDYAVGLSGFFEKSFKKLGGKVVSKAQYSSGDQDFTAQLTEIISKKPDVVFIPAYFAEGGIIMRQARDLGATFRMMGADAMDNPETVAIAGKAADGFLHTTFPYDAAATDSSPEAKAFTEAWKKAYPKKEVNVNAALGYTSYMMYVDAFKRAGSDEPTAVAKALEATKNLPTPLGSLTLNASHDAEMPVGVIEIQNGKRVFVGTVQPEM; encoded by the coding sequence ATGCTTAAAAGTTTTTTTGCCGGTTTGATGATGACTGTTTTTTGTGCCGGAACTGCTTTAGCCGGAGATACAATTAAAATGGGTGTTTATCTTCCATTGACCGGACAAAATGCGTTTGGTGGAGAATTGGAACTTGAGGGTATTAAGCTTGCTCACAAGTTATACCCTGAAATTTTAGGGAAAAAAGTAGAACTTATTATCGTTGATAATAAATCTGATAAGGTCGAAGCCGCAAACGCAGTTAAACGCTTGACCGAAAAAGATAAAGTTAACGCCATTATCGGAACTTATGGTTCTTCTTTAGCTATTGCCGGTGGTGAAGTTGCTGAGAAAGCAAAAACTCCGGTTATCGGAACTTCTTGCACCAACCCGCTTGTTACCATGGGTAAAAAGTATTACTTCCGCGCTTGCTTTATTGACCCTTATCAAGGTGCTGCCGCTGCAACTTATGCCGCTAAAAACTTAAATGCTAAAACCGCCGCTATTTTGATGGACGTTTCTAACGACTATGCTGTTGGTTTATCAGGATTTTTTGAAAAATCATTCAAAAAACTTGGTGGAAAAGTAGTATCAAAAGCACAGTATAGCTCAGGCGACCAAGACTTTACCGCTCAGTTGACTGAAATTATTTCTAAAAAACCTGATGTTGTATTTATTCCCGCTTATTTTGCCGAAGGTGGTATTATCATGAGACAAGCTCGTGATCTTGGTGCTACTTTCCGTATGATGGGTGCTGATGCTATGGATAACCCTGAAACCGTTGCTATTGCCGGTAAAGCCGCCGATGGTTTCCTCCATACAACTTTCCCTTATGATGCCGCCGCTACCGATAGTTCTCCGGAAGCCAAGGCTTTTACTGAAGCTTGGAAAAAAGCTTATCCTAAAAAAGAAGTTAACGTAAACGCCGCTTTGGGTTACACAAGTTATATGATGTATGTTGATGCCTTTAAACGTGCGGGTTCAGACGAACCTACTGCTGTTGCCAAGGCTTTGGAAGCAACCAAAAACTTGCCTACTCCTTTGGGAAGCTTAACTTTGAATGCTTCTCATGATGCCGAAATGCCTGTTGGTGTTATCGAAATTCAAAATGGTAAGAGAGTATTCGTAGGTACTGTTCAGCCTGAAATGTAG
- a CDS encoding branched-chain amino acid ABC transporter permease, translating into MTDSKIRLLLNIFSVILLFLAIYWAEKFLDGYQIQVINLIAINAILAISLNLIYGFTGLFSLGHAGFMAIGAYVSALLILTPAQKEMLWILEEVVWPISVIQAPFFVSVVAGGLVAALCAFFIAFPVLRLGGDYLGIATLGFAEIIRIVITMSNSVTNGALGLKGIPDYANVWWNYIWLVIAVYFIVRILNSNFGNILKSIRDDEIAAKVMGINVFRYKLLSFCIGAFFAGVGGALMGSLITTIDPKMFNFLLTFNILMIVVAGGLGSITGSIVGSILITILLEWLRFVEAPMDLSIFTIPGIPGMRMVIFSLALLFIILFRRKGILGMREFNWDWLLKKQSSASLVKGDN; encoded by the coding sequence ATGACAGATTCAAAAATTCGCTTATTATTAAATATTTTTAGCGTTATATTACTTTTTCTAGCTATTTATTGGGCGGAAAAGTTTCTTGATGGTTATCAAATACAAGTTATTAACTTGATTGCTATAAACGCTATTTTAGCTATTTCGTTAAACTTGATTTATGGATTTACCGGGCTATTTTCTTTAGGACATGCCGGATTTATGGCGATTGGTGCTTATGTTTCGGCTTTGCTTATTTTAACGCCGGCACAAAAAGAAATGCTTTGGATTTTAGAAGAAGTTGTTTGGCCTATTTCGGTTATCCAAGCTCCATTTTTTGTTTCGGTTGTTGCCGGTGGTTTAGTCGCCGCTTTGTGTGCCTTTTTTATTGCCTTCCCTGTTTTGCGTTTGGGGGGCGATTATTTAGGTATAGCGACTTTGGGTTTTGCTGAAATTATTCGTATAGTTATTACTATGTCAAATTCTGTTACCAACGGTGCTTTGGGCTTAAAGGGTATTCCCGATTATGCCAATGTTTGGTGGAACTATATTTGGCTCGTTATCGCCGTATATTTTATTGTTAGAATATTAAACAGTAACTTTGGTAATATTTTAAAGTCCATTCGAGATGATGAAATAGCCGCGAAAGTTATGGGAATAAACGTTTTTCGTTATAAACTGTTGTCGTTCTGCATAGGGGCTTTTTTTGCCGGAGTCGGCGGCGCATTAATGGGTAGCTTGATTACAACTATCGACCCTAAAATGTTTAACTTTTTATTAACGTTTAATATTTTGATGATTGTTGTTGCCGGAGGGCTCGGCTCTATAACGGGCAGTATTGTAGGCAGTATTTTGATTACTATTTTACTGGAATGGTTGCGTTTTGTCGAAGCACCAATGGATTTATCAATCTTCACAATACCGGGTATTCCGGGCATGCGTATGGTTATTTTTTCACTCGCCCTACTCTTTATTATCTTGTTTAGACGTAAAGGTATTTTAGGAATGCGTGAATTTAACTGGGATTGGCTTCTGAAAAAGCAAAGTTCAGCCAGCTTAGTTAAAGGAGATAACTAA
- a CDS encoding toxin-antitoxin system YwqK family antitoxin yields MKTFIVIIIMCLFSWLFVNVSNAFAQVACPKTLEEAKKDKVYREIYRHIYHFDQKEYSLECIYWENGKLAGETPSVNDKVEGTIKRYYENGQIESEIPYIAGKKDGIRKIYYDTGEIFLEDPYVSGKFYGVRKHYYESGKIQSEDNNLGNGQMLWTKYDEQGKVVSVVAFVNYVPIAGICYKTNGITKVLTADKLPTYLFDKELIKLCE; encoded by the coding sequence ATGAAAACTTTTATTGTTATAATTATTATGTGTTTATTTAGCTGGTTATTTGTGAATGTTTCGAACGCTTTCGCACAAGTCGCCTGTCCCAAAACCCTTGAAGAGGCGAAAAAAGATAAGGTATATAGAGAAATATATAGACATATATATCACTTTGATCAAAAAGAGTATTCTTTAGAATGTATTTACTGGGAAAATGGAAAACTTGCAGGAGAAACACCATCTGTAAACGATAAAGTAGAAGGAACTATAAAAAGATATTACGAAAATGGTCAAATAGAATCCGAAATTCCATATATAGCCGGTAAAAAAGATGGTATTAGAAAAATTTATTACGACACTGGAGAAATTTTTTTGGAAGATCCATATGTAAGCGGTAAATTCTATGGAGTTCGCAAACATTATTACGAAAGTGGAAAAATTCAATCAGAAGACAATAATTTAGGAAATGGACAAATGCTTTGGACAAAATATGATGAACAGGGCAAAGTAGTTAGTGTGGTTGCATTTGTTAATTATGTGCCGATAGCTGGTATTTGTTACAAAACAAATGGAATTACAAAAGTTTTAACCGCTGACAAATTGCCAACTTATTTATTTGATAAAGAATTAATAAAACTATGTGAATAA
- the hisF gene encoding imidazole glycerol phosphate synthase subunit HisF, with translation MLSKRIIPCLDVRNGKLTKGIKFKGNIDIGCPVETARRYYEEGADEIVFYDITASSEGRMAFLEVVEKVAEEIFIPFTVGGGINTLDDMWAVLLAGAEKVSVNSGAVKNPDIISQGAKQFGSQCIVLGMDVKQVEVSAKIPSGYEIVVHGGRKFTGLDALEWAKHCEDLGAGEICVNSIDADGTKDGYELKLTRKIAEKVNIPIIASGGAGTALHMHEALTEGKATAALIASIVHYGEYTIPQLKNEISALGSKMRMVW, from the coding sequence ATGCTTAGTAAAAGAATAATTCCTTGTCTTGATGTAAGAAACGGAAAACTCACCAAAGGTATTAAATTTAAAGGCAATATAGATATTGGTTGCCCCGTTGAAACAGCTCGTCGTTATTATGAAGAGGGGGCTGATGAAATTGTTTTTTATGATATAACCGCTTCAAGCGAAGGGAGAATGGCTTTCCTAGAGGTAGTTGAAAAGGTTGCCGAGGAAATTTTTATTCCTTTTACCGTGGGTGGCGGAATTAATACGCTTGATGATATGTGGGCGGTTTTACTCGCAGGAGCGGAAAAAGTTTCCGTTAACTCCGGTGCGGTCAAAAATCCTGATATTATTAGCCAAGGGGCAAAACAATTTGGCTCTCAATGTATCGTTTTAGGAATGGACGTTAAACAAGTTGAAGTGAGTGCAAAAATTCCTTCGGGTTATGAGATTGTTGTACATGGTGGACGAAAATTTACGGGGCTTGACGCTCTTGAATGGGCGAAACATTGTGAAGATCTTGGTGCGGGAGAAATTTGTGTTAATTCTATTGATGCAGACGGAACAAAAGACGGGTATGAGCTTAAGTTAACTCGCAAAATAGCCGAAAAGGTTAATATTCCAATTATTGCCTCAGGCGGTGCGGGAACAGCCTTGCATATGCACGAAGCCTTAACGGAAGGTAAAGCAACGGCGGCTTTGATTGCCTCGATTGTACATTACGGAGAATATACAATTCCGCAATTAAAGAATGAAATTAGTGCCTTAGGCTCTAAAATGCGTATGGTTTGGTAG
- the hisH gene encoding imidazole glycerol phosphate synthase subunit HisH, protein MLAIIDYNAGNQTSVRRALEHLKIPCKITNNPDELFNASGVIFPGVGAAGQAMDNLKSRGMDKAIQELIASNKPILGVCIGCQILLDKSAENETQTLGFVKGQCLRFSPDLKDENAQKIRIPHMGWNKLELKQKSPLFHNISPDAEFYFVHSYFVKPPQELVLATTFYGQEFCSVYGRKDLWAVQFHPEKSGRPGLQLLQNFYDYCVGGLNA, encoded by the coding sequence ATGCTCGCTATTATTGATTATAATGCAGGTAACCAGACCAGTGTACGCCGTGCTTTGGAACACCTTAAAATTCCATGCAAAATAACAAATAATCCTGATGAACTGTTTAATGCATCAGGAGTTATTTTCCCCGGTGTTGGTGCAGCCGGACAAGCCATGGATAATTTAAAATCTCGCGGTATGGATAAGGCAATTCAAGAGTTAATAGCAAGCAATAAACCAATTTTAGGTGTTTGTATAGGTTGCCAAATTTTACTTGATAAAAGTGCTGAAAACGAAACCCAAACTTTGGGTTTTGTAAAAGGCCAATGTTTGCGTTTTAGCCCTGATTTAAAAGATGAAAACGCCCAAAAAATTCGTATTCCTCACATGGGTTGGAACAAGTTAGAGCTTAAACAAAAAAGTCCTTTGTTTCATAATATTAGTCCTGATGCCGAGTTTTATTTCGTGCACAGTTATTTTGTAAAACCGCCACAAGAGTTGGTTTTAGCCACAACTTTTTATGGACAAGAATTTTGTTCGGTTTACGGACGTAAAGATTTATGGGCTGTACAGTTTCACCCCGAAAAAAGCGGTCGTCCGGGCTTACAGTTATTACAAAATTTTTATGATTATTGTGTAGGTGGTTTAAATGCTTAG
- a CDS encoding TrmH family RNA methyltransferase — protein sequence MSRERTQERTKRIEYVLSKRQPDLTLVLANVHDPHNVSAIYRSADAFGVEKIHLYYTDTPFPTLSGVSSASAKKWVDTQRHDDVKELVANLKSQNMQVLATSCTPSARPLSSFDLIKPTAIILGNEHRGVDPEFTGVVDAEVYIPMYGMIQSFNVSVAAAIMLSEASRQRLAAGKYDQPQYSEAVLQEKIRTWLEK from the coding sequence ATGAGTAGAGAAAGAACCCAAGAAAGAACAAAACGCATAGAATATGTTTTATCAAAACGCCAACCCGACTTAACTTTAGTTTTGGCAAACGTGCATGACCCTCATAACGTATCTGCGATTTATCGTAGTGCCGATGCGTTTGGTGTTGAAAAAATTCATTTATATTATACTGATACGCCTTTTCCTACTTTGTCGGGAGTTTCTTCGGCTTCGGCAAAAAAATGGGTCGATACCCAGCGTCATGATGATGTTAAAGAGCTTGTTGCTAACTTAAAAAGCCAAAATATGCAGGTTTTGGCAACAAGTTGCACCCCGAGCGCCAGACCTTTAAGCAGTTTTGATTTAATCAAGCCGACGGCGATTATTTTGGGAAATGAACACAGGGGCGTTGACCCTGAGTTTACTGGTGTTGTTGATGCTGAAGTTTATATCCCGATGTATGGAATGATTCAAAGCTTTAACGTTTCCGTTGCGGCGGCAATTATGTTGTCTGAGGCTTCGCGCCAACGTTTGGCGGCGGGAAAATATGATCAACCTCAATATTCCGAGGCTGTGTTACAAGAAAAAATAAGAACTTGGCTTGAAAAATAA
- a CDS encoding AraC family transcriptional regulator: protein MDWIQGIQNAIRYIENNILEELDYDEIATQAYVTSFYFQRAFSVLCGFTLGEYIRNRRLTLAGVELSSGTDKIIDVALRYRYDSPDSFTKAFTRFHGIPPSSAKKEGATLKFIAPLKIKFKLEGGNVMDYRLETKEAFNVIGVERGFNSDTAYADITKFWYEHFENGNGKYICGMFGISYGYNSNTHMFNYMIADSIQDKGSLPDGFITKEIPAKTWAVFPVKGAIPSALQEVNSKIWSEWLPNCHEYELDGNINIEMYSEGDINSTDYYSEIWIPVKKK, encoded by the coding sequence ATGGACTGGATTCAAGGAATACAAAACGCTATTCGATATATTGAGAATAATATTTTGGAAGAACTCGATTATGATGAAATTGCTACACAGGCATATGTTACCAGTTTTTATTTTCAAAGGGCTTTTAGTGTTCTTTGTGGATTTACATTAGGTGAATATATCCGCAATCGTAGACTCACTTTAGCAGGAGTGGAGTTATCATCTGGTACAGATAAAATCATTGATGTTGCTTTGAGATACAGGTATGACTCACCTGACAGTTTTACAAAAGCATTTACCCGTTTTCACGGGATACCCCCTTCGTCTGCAAAAAAAGAGGGTGCAACTTTGAAATTTATTGCACCTCTAAAAATTAAATTTAAATTGGAAGGTGGTAATGTTATGGATTACAGACTTGAAACAAAAGAAGCTTTTAATGTGATTGGTGTTGAGAGAGGGTTTAACAGCGATACAGCGTATGCAGACATCACAAAATTCTGGTACGAACATTTTGAAAATGGAAATGGCAAATATATCTGTGGTATGTTCGGGATTTCCTACGGATATAATTCTAACACTCACATGTTTAATTATATGATAGCAGACAGTATTCAAGATAAAGGAAGCTTACCGGACGGCTTTATTACAAAAGAAATTCCTGCAAAAACATGGGCAGTTTTTCCTGTCAAAGGAGCAATACCTAGTGCTTTACAGGAAGTTAACTCTAAAATATGGAGTGAATGGCTCCCAAACTGTCACGAATACGAATTAGATGGAAACATAAATATTGAGATGTATTCAGAAGGCGATATAAACAGTACGGATTATTACAGTGAGATTTGGATACCTGTTAAAAAGAAATAG
- a CDS encoding branched-chain amino acid ABC transporter permease, protein MSPTVFFQQLLNGLMLGSLYGLVAIGYTMVYGILRLINFAHGDIFMLGAYFVFFMGMPIVFPNEGMLWFFLLCSVITLIIWFFSRKRNMITTQSSPSLGSRSSKIYLFCVVLFLIAGFASYTLNMSILLPWALAVILAIIFASCCGVIVEKAAYKPLRNAPRISALISAIAVSFLIENLALVLFSGVPKPVYQPEWLVDSIKFSGFSILPISILIPCVSLSLAGLLLWIVYKTKPGLAMRAISKDIETTRLMGVKVNQIIALTFALGSALAAASGIMWALRYPQIHPFIGVLPGFKAFIAAVFGGIGSIQGAIVGGLFLGFVEIMTVAFFPSLSGYRDAFAFVLLIVILLIKPTGLMGEKIEDKI, encoded by the coding sequence ATGTCTCCAACCGTATTTTTTCAACAGTTGCTGAATGGCTTGATGTTGGGTTCGCTTTATGGTTTGGTTGCTATCGGCTATACTATGGTTTATGGTATTTTAAGGCTGATTAACTTTGCTCATGGCGATATTTTTATGCTTGGGGCATATTTTGTATTTTTTATGGGAATGCCTATTGTCTTTCCGAATGAGGGAATGCTTTGGTTCTTTTTACTTTGTAGTGTCATTACTTTAATTATTTGGTTTTTTAGTAGAAAACGTAATATGATAACTACACAATCTTCTCCTAGCCTTGGTTCTCGCTCTTCAAAAATTTATCTTTTTTGTGTTGTATTGTTTTTGATTGCCGGATTTGCTTCTTATACTCTAAATATGTCGATTTTGCTGCCTTGGGCTTTAGCTGTAATTCTCGCAATCATTTTTGCTTCGTGTTGTGGGGTGATTGTTGAAAAGGCCGCATATAAACCCTTAAGAAACGCACCTCGTATCTCTGCTTTAATTAGTGCCATTGCCGTATCTTTTTTAATAGAAAACCTTGCTCTTGTGTTGTTTAGCGGTGTGCCAAAGCCTGTTTATCAGCCTGAATGGTTGGTAGACTCGATTAAATTTTCCGGTTTTAGCATTTTACCGATTTCTATTTTAATTCCTTGTGTTTCTTTGAGCCTTGCGGGTTTACTTTTATGGATAGTTTATAAAACCAAACCCGGTTTGGCTATGCGAGCGATTTCTAAAGATATTGAAACAACCCGTTTAATGGGCGTTAAAGTAAACCAAATTATTGCTTTGACTTTTGCTCTAGGTTCCGCTTTAGCGGCGGCCTCCGGGATAATGTGGGCGTTACGCTATCCTCAAATTCACCCGTTTATTGGTGTATTACCCGGTTTTAAGGCTTTTATCGCCGCTGTTTTTGGTGGAATTGGTTCTATCCAAGGGGCAATTGTCGGTGGCTTATTCTTAGGTTTTGTAGAAATTATGACAGTAGCCTTTTTCCCGAGCCTCTCCGGTTATCGTGATGCTTTTGCGTTTGTCTTGCTTATTGTTATTTTATTAATTAAACCCACCGGACTTATGGGTGAAAAAATAGAGGATAAGATTTAA
- the yfcE gene encoding phosphodiesterase — MIFLVVSDLHGAVEAADIIPDLLQMHKADTLILLGDLLYHGPRNPMHPSYEPAKTAELLNKLSCRIIAVKGNCDAKVDLSLLDFPVANDFSWLYLENKAVFLTHGDVYLPNPPIKQGDICLYGHTHIPEASYRGGAYFFNPGSIAKPKHGYAQSYGVLKPNLFSVFNLDGESFLHSEF, encoded by the coding sequence ATGATATTTTTAGTTGTTTCAGATTTACACGGAGCAGTGGAAGCTGCTGATATTATTCCTGACTTACTTCAGATGCATAAAGCAGATACTTTAATTTTGTTGGGAGATTTGTTGTATCATGGACCTCGTAACCCCATGCACCCAAGCTATGAACCCGCAAAAACCGCAGAGTTGTTAAATAAACTTAGCTGTCGAATTATTGCCGTTAAGGGTAATTGTGATGCTAAGGTTGATCTGTCTTTATTAGATTTTCCTGTTGCCAATGATTTCAGTTGGCTATATTTAGAAAACAAAGCCGTGTTTTTGACTCATGGCGATGTTTATCTTCCCAACCCACCGATTAAACAAGGCGATATTTGTCTTTATGGGCATACTCATATCCCCGAGGCAAGCTATAGAGGCGGGGCATATTTTTTTAACCCCGGGTCTATTGCAAAGCCCAAACACGGATACGCTCAAAGTTATGGCGTTTTAAAGCCCAATTTGTTCTCTGTGTTTAATTTGGATGGCGAAAGTTTTTTACATAGCGAATTTTAA